In Trichomycterus rosablanca isolate fTriRos1 chromosome 20, fTriRos1.hap1, whole genome shotgun sequence, one DNA window encodes the following:
- the rabggtb gene encoding geranylgeranyl transferase type-2 subunit beta — MGTPVKDVIVKPDAPNSLLLEKHADYIAAYGSRKDDYEYTLSEYLRMSGVYWGLTVMDLMSQLHRMNRDDIISFIKSSQHECGGISASMGHDPHLLYTLSAVQILTLYDRVGSIDVEKVVDYVRGLQQEDGSFAGDKWGEIDTRFSFCAVATLALLGRLDEVDVEKAVQFVLSCMNFDGGFGCRPGSESHAGQIYCCTGFLSITGQLHQVNADLLGWWLCERQLPSGGLNGRPEKLPDVCYSWWVLAALKIIGKIHWIDKAKLRTFILACQDEETGGFADRPGDMVDPFHTLFGIAGLSLLGDETIKAVNPVFCLPEDVLQRIGLHTPLLT, encoded by the exons ATG GGGACTCCAGTTAAAGATGTGATCGTTAAACCTGATGCTCCAAACTCACTGCTGCTGGAGAAACACGCCGACTACATCGCCGCCTACGGCTCCAGAAAAGACGATTAT GAGTACACCCTGTCCGAGTACCTGCGCATGAGCGGAGTTTACTGGGGTCTGACTGTGATGGATCTGATGTCGCAGCTTCACCGCATGAACCGAGACGACATCATCAGCTTCATCAAATCCAGCCAGCACGAGTGTGGAGGCATCAGTGCCAGCATGGGGCACGACCCGCACCTGCTGTACACCCTCAGTGCTGTACAG atCCTGACGTTGTATGACCGTGTTGGATCCATCGATGTGGAGAAGGTGGTTGATTATGTTCGAGGGCTGCAGCAGGAGGACGGATCGTTCGCAGGAGATAAATGGg GAGAGATTGATACCAGGTTTTCCTTCTGTGCTGTGGCAACACTGGCATTACTG GGCAGGCTGGATGAGGTGGACGTGGAGAAAGCTGTACAGTTtgttctctcctgtatgaactTCGATGGAGGATTTGGATGCAGACCGGGCTCTGAGTCTCACGCCGGACAG ATCTACTGCTGTACTGGTTTCCTGTCTATCACTGGGCAGCTGCACCAGGTTAACGCTGATCTGCTGGGCTGGTGGCTCTGTGAGAGACAGTTACCGTCTGGAGGCCTGAACGGCAGACCTGAGAAG ctGCCGGATGTTTGTTACTCGTGGTGGGTTCTGGCTGCGCTGAAGATCATCGGCAAGATTCACTGGATCGATAAAGCCAAGCTGAGGACGTTTATCCTGGCGTGTCAGGACGAAGAGACGGGAGGATTTGCTGATCGACCTGGAGACAtg gTGGATCCGTTTCACACTCTGTTTGGTATTGCTGGTCTCTCGTTACTGGGTGATGAAACCATTAAAGCCGTGAATCCAGTCTTCTGTTTACCTGAGGATGTTCTGCAGAGGATCGGTCTCCACACCCCCCTGCTCACCTGA